The sequence AAATTGAAATTCAGAGAACATATTATTAAACGTAGTCACTACGGCACCGTCATTTCTGTGGGCAAGGAAGATTCAGTTATAGTTAATTTATTTGCTATACCGTATTAACTTAGTTTATCAAGAGAGCTAATGTTTATTCTCCACAATGTCTTGTCTAGATAATCAGCTTTTTTTGTTGCAATGCtagaattatttatatatgctccgttcataaaaaaatagatacttcatgCTAATTTAGCCTATtatataacacatattttgtttttattaacaaGATACTGCTGGGAAAATCGAAGGCAAAATGATAACATCTAAAGAAGTTTGGAAAATTCAAAATAGCAAAGTGATTGTTCATTTTGACGAAGTTAGTGGCCAGCCAATCGGAGAGTCGGGAGGTCTACTAGGGTCATGGTTAGGTCAACTAAGCAATGATGTGAATTTGCTACCCATTAACTACAGTGACTGGAGAATGGTTAATCCtcacataaaaaataaagtctGGGAAGTAATACAGGTAATACATAACATTTAAtctctttataaatttttaactttGAGATGTAAGATAATATATTCGTATGATGAACATGGTttggttttttattattatttcagtcCAAATTCTGGTTTGATGATCCAGCGACGAGAAAAGTGTTTGTGATGAGTGCATTAGGTAGCAGATGCAAAGATGTCAAACTACGTCTTTGGAAAGAATACAAGCGAGACAGTCTAAGTGAGACATTGCTCAATCGACCAGAAAATGTTCATGAAAATCAATGGGGTCATTTCGTTCACATGAGATTCAAAATCGACCAGAAAATGTTCCTGAAAATCAATGTGGTTTAGGAAAAACTTACGACGTTGTTGGGCCAAAAGTCACATGTGACAAACAATGCTATTGCTAGTTTGGATGATGAATATGCACAAGTTTTTGGTCCAGAGCGTCCAGGACGAGTACGGTGTGTTGGTCGTGGACCTACACCTTCAAAAT is a genomic window of Brassica napus cultivar Da-Ae chromosome A2, Da-Ae, whole genome shotgun sequence containing:
- the LOC106369597 gene encoding uncharacterized protein LOC106369597, with product MDYMDSETQEPDDLPYLETEYDMPPPLAAEYKSFKWKIEVIDTAGKIEGKMITSKEVWKIQNSKVIVHFDEVSGQPIGESGGLLGSWLGQLSNDVNLLPINYSDWRMVNPHIKNKVWEVIQSKFWFDDPATRKVFVMSALGSRCKDVKLRLWKEYKRDSLSETLLNRPENVHENQWGHFVHMRFKIDQKILDDEYAQVFGPERPGRVRCVGRGPTPSKLVNHSPVTRQEIENSEMVIDLKSQVKELSDQVKGMTTFIQQVIGTSTGEQARVWASSFAVAFANIPNPAFANVPSPPNPNQERSDDAVRD